Part of the Lonchura striata isolate bLonStr1 chromosome 22, bLonStr1.mat, whole genome shotgun sequence genome is shown below.
gctccttccccaggCTGCAGAGAGCAGTTTCCTGAGCACCAAGGAGCTGCTCAGGTTTTTATGTTGCTTCCTTCAGCTCACCCCACTGTGTGACTCCTGTCAAGTGTCCTCCACTGTCAGACTCCTCCTGAGTCTGACACCTTCCTCTCACTAAATCAGATCTGACCTCACCCTGCCCAGGCCCCTGCTGAGGAAATCCATGTGCCCTTGGCCTTTTCACAGAACACCACCAGCCATAAGGAACTGTTTGGTGGCCTTTGATCCAAGCAGCAAACAGCTCTGAGCTCCATTCCAAGGGCAGCTGGGGTGGCACCAAGCAGAGCTGGATGGAGGTGGAACAGGGAGGTGCAAAGGAAAAGCTGCTCAAACAGAAAATCTGGGCTATCATCCCACATCCATGTGCCCAGCCCACGGCAGGTCTGCAGCCACTCCCTGCTGAGGGCCCAGCTGTGACATGgatggggaagcagctctgggaTGCATTTGGGACCAGCTGATTGAACAGACCGGGAATTCTTTCCTGGTTCCCTCGAGAATGGACAGAGCAGTGCCTGGCACCCACAACTGTGGCACCTTTATCCCAAAACACTCATCAGACACCTCCAGGACCTTCTCCTCAGTGGGCCACCagcgggcagggctggaggctgaGGTGGCCACACTCCATTGTCTGGTTTAGATCAGCAGATCACTTTCCCGGAGGATCCTCCCGCAGAGTTTCATCCTCCTGCCCACAGGAGCAGGGAACGGGGTGCTCGAGCTGTTCCACcccacctgggcactgcagccctTTACAGCAGCTCGTGGGATGATTATtcgtttctttaaaaaaatacgtgtttatttaaaacaaaacactcgGCAAGGGAGCGATCACGGCCATGTTAACCAAACATAAAATGCGAAAATGCAACAGCTCAGAGGGGGGCGGCGCGGcccagcggggccggggctgccccgtcAGAACTCGAAGGTGCCGAAgtgcgcggcgcggccgccggcCTTGGGCTGCGGCTTGTACCCGATGCGCTCGTTGATGAGCTGCTCGCGGCTCTTGTGCTCCGTGCCCAGCGCTCCGAtcgccgccgcctcctcgccgcccgccgccgcctccgcctcGTCCCGCTGCTTCCTGCGGCTCTGCGGGCGAACGGCCGgtcagggccgggggcgggcccagccccccgcgcccggccccgcgcgcacctccagctccttccgCACGCTCTCGAACTCCTCGATGTCGTCCAGCTTCAGCTCCAGCCGCGTCGGCTTCCGACGGAGCATCGCGGCCAGAGGCGCCGCCACCCGCGGCGGCACCGAGCGCTCCGCCCTCAGCGGGCCGCCCGCCACAGCTCCCGGCGTGCCCCGCGCGGCCCGCCCTCAGCGGACACTTCATCTCCCGGCGTGCCCCGCGCGGCCCGCCCTCAGCGGGCACCGCCTCTCCCGGCGTGCCCCGCGCGGCCCGCCCTCAGCGGGCACCTCATCTCCCGGCGTGCCCCGCGCGGCCCGCCCTCAGCGGACACTTCATCTCCCGGCGTGCCCCGCGCGGCCCGCCCTCAGCGGGCACCGCCTCTCCCGGCGTG
Proteins encoded:
- the CDC26 gene encoding anaphase-promoting complex subunit CDC26, yielding MLRRKPTRLELKLDDIEEFESVRKELESRRKQRDEAEAAAGGEEAAAIGALGTEHKSREQLINERIGYKPQPKAGGRAAHFGTFEF